In a genomic window of Wyeomyia smithii strain HCP4-BCI-WySm-NY-G18 chromosome 1, ASM2978416v1, whole genome shotgun sequence:
- the LOC129716982 gene encoding uncharacterized protein LOC129716982: MPPTGGINQFPHINGQRPKVTGKFVVIESAEADRSLVETSAFLIEKTVESYCGEVTSIKKNKKRQNFRSNKVAASAENLKKLEKLGELKVRVFEHKTLNTCRVVVPCWEAINDPEEEIATKLKSQGMIGVKRIMRKTNGKLEKTSLLELTIDSPNAPTTIKIAYINVPTRPYYPRPRRCFKCLKYGHIAAGCPSEQLCWRCGEKSHDEGKCDRPEKCINCRSEQHASTSNKCPVWQNETATIKIQVDNKITFEEARKMANANRATNYADTLKKALNKTFKRN; the protein is encoded by the coding sequence ATGCCGCCAACAGGCGGCATAAACCAATTTCCCCACATAAATGGCCAGAGGCCTAAGGTGACGGGGAAATTTGTAGTGATCGAAAGTGCTGAAGCTGATAGATCCCTGGTAGAAACCTCCGCCTTCTTAATTGAGAAGACGGTAGAAAGCTATTGCGGTGAAGTTACtagcataaaaaaaaacaagaaacggCAAAATTTTCGTTCAAACAAAGTGGCAGCATCTGCTGAAAATCTGAAGAAATTAGAAAAGCTAGGCGAACTTAAGGTCAGAGTGTTCGAGCATAAAACACTGAATACGTGCCGTGTCGTGGTACCCTGCTGGGAAGCGATCAATGACCCAGAGGAAGAAATAGCCACCAAGCTTAAATCGCAAGGGATGATTGGTGTCAAACGTATAATGAGAAAAACAAACGGCAAACTGGAGAAAACGAGCCTACTGGAACTAACTATCGACAGCCCGAACGCACCAACGACCATCAAAATCGCATATATAAACGTGCCAACGCGTCCATACTATCCGAGACCAAGGCGCTGCTTCAAGTGCTTGAAATATGGACACATCGCAGCCGGCTGCCCCTCGGAACAACTATGCTGGCGATGCGGAGAAAAATCACACGATGAAGGAAAGTGCGACAGACCCGAAAAATGCATAAATTGCAGAAGCGAGCAACATGCGTCAACCAGTAACAAATGTCCAGTATGGCAGAACGAAACAGCGACCATAAAAATCCAAGTTGACAATAAAATAACGTTTGAGGAAGCACGGAAAATGGCCAACGCAAACAGAGCAACTAACTACGCGGATACCCTGAAAAAAGCCTTGAACAAAACTTTCAAGCGGAATTAA
- the LOC129718067 gene encoding probable cyclin-dependent serine/threonine-protein kinase DDB_G0292550 → NYNNYNNNNNNNNNNNNNNNNNNNNNNNNNNNNNNNNNNNNYNNNNNNNNNNNNNNNNNNNNNNNNNNNNDKNNNNNNNNNNNNNNNNNNNNNNNNNNNNNNNNNNNNNTNNNNSNNNNYNNNDNNNNNNNTNNKNNNNNNNNNNNNNNNNNNNNNNNNNNNNNNNYNNNDNNNYNNYNNNNNNNNNNNNNNNNNNNNNNNNNNNNNNNNNNNNNNNNYNNNNNNNNNNNNNNNNNNNNNNNNNNNNNNNNNNNNNNNNNNNNNNNNNNNNNNNNNNNNNNNNNNNNNNNNNNNNNNNNNNNNNNNNNNNNNNNNNNNNNNNNNNNNNNNNNNNNNNNNNNNNNNNNNNNSNNNNNNNNYNNNYNNNNNNNNNNNNNNNNDNNNNNNNKNNNNNNNNNNNNNNNNNNNNNNNNNNNNNNNNNNNNNNNKNNNNNNNNNNNNNNNNNNNNNDSYNNNNNNNNNNNNNNNNHNNNNNNNNNNNNNNNNNNNNNNNNNNNNNNNNNNY, encoded by the exons aattataataattataataataataataataataataataataataataataataataataataataataataataataataataataataacaataataataataataataataataataattataataataataataataataataataataataataataataataataataataataataataataataataataataataataatgataagaataataataataataataataataataataataataataataataataataataataataataataataataataataataataataataataataataataataataatactaataataataatagtaataataataattataataataatgataataataataataataataatactaataataaaaataataataataataataataataataataataataataataataataataataataataataataataataataataataataataataattataataataatgataataataattataataattataataataataataataataataataataataataataataataataataataataataataataataacaataataataataataataacaataataataataataataataataataatt ataataataataataataataataataataataataataataataataataataataataataataataataataataataataataataataataataataataataataataataataataataataataataataataataataataataataataataataataataataataataataataataataataataataataataataataataataataataataataataataataataataataataataataataataataataataataataataataataataataataataataataataataataataataataataataataataataataataataataataataataataataataataataataataataataataataatagtaataacaataataataataataattataataataattataataataataataataataataataataataataataataataataatgataataataataataataataataaaaataataataataataataataataataataataataataataataataataataataataataataataataataataataataataataataataataataataataataataataaaaataataataataataataataataataataataataataataataataataataataataatgatagttataataataataataataataataataataataataataataataataatcataataataataataataataataataataataataataataataataataataataataataataataataataataataataataataataataataataattat